A genomic segment from Conger conger chromosome 2, fConCon1.1, whole genome shotgun sequence encodes:
- the LOC133122624 gene encoding zinc finger protein 501-like isoform X3 gives MMQAGVCLRQDTETTLPELTEQHRIRLKEEELSGLESETECAAPGLNTLEPECVTAHSGVSDVHHSHASVIKREADLGSTHTGDLTKTESLDFTEMGYVTHLHPDKIKTETEDGGYLQAEHISDLQDIKCVDIKSDELKCESSESLVSELMNTVMTGAGVDHTDQTERECAGEKSPNCKKEEIHDQLNQYGDINNHCHTLHTGEKPYKCSQCGKCFSRRYHLNNHLRIHTGEKPYECSECGKCFITKSGLSTHRRIHNVAKPYKCSECGKCFVTKSGLNTHLRIHNVAKPYKCSECGQCFSRRHHLNGHQLSHTSKMPYKCYQCEKCFRFKYGLTSHLRIHTSEKHYKCSQCAKCFSTRYRLNSHQRLHTGEKPYECSECGKCFITKSGLSTHLRIHTVGRPYKCSQCGKCLTTIAHLNDHQRIHTGEKPYKCLQCGKCFRFISALTIHLRIHTGESPINVSLWEMLFC, from the coding sequence atgatgcaggcaggagtctgtctgagacaggacactgagacaacactaccagagctcactgagcagcacaggatcagactgaaagaagaggaactcagtggactggagtcagagacagagtgtgctgcaccaggactcaacacactggagccagagtgtgttacagcacacagTGGGGTCAGTGATGTACACCACTCACATGCATCAGTGATAAAAAGAGAAGCTGATCTGGGCTCCACCCACACTGGGGATCTTACTAAGACGGAGAGCCTAGACTTTACAGAGATGGGATATGTAACCCATCTGCATCCTGACAAAATCAAAACAGAGACTGAAGATGGAGGATACCTTCAGGCAGAACACATCAGTGACTTGCAGGATATTAAATGTGTTGATATTAAATCTGATGAATTGAAGTGTGAATCCAGTGAAAGTTTAGTGAGTGAGCTGATGAACACTGTGATGACTGGAGCTGGTGTTGATCACACAGACCAGACTGAACGGGAGTGTGCAGGAGAGAAAAGCCCAAactgtaaaaaagaagaaattcatGATCAGCTGAACCAATATGGCGACATAAATaatcactgtcacacacttcatacaggtgagaagccctacaaatgttctcagtgtggcaAGTGCTTTTCCAGACGATATCATTTAAATAaccacctgagaattcatacaggcgAAAAGCCCTATGAATGTTCTgagtgtgggaagtgctttatTACCAAATCTGGATTAAGTACACACCGGAGAATTCATAATGTGGCAAAGCCATACAAATGTTCTgagtgtgggaagtgctttgtAACCAAATCTGGATTAAATacacacctgagaattcataatGTGGCAAAGCCATACAAGTGTTCTGAGTGTGGCCAGTGCTTTTCCAGAAGACATCATTTAAATGGCCACCAGCTATCTCATACATCCAAAATGCCCTACAAATGTTAtcagtgtgagaagtgttttcgTTTCAAATATGGGTTGACTtcacacctgagaattcatacaagtgaaaagcattacAAATGTTCTCAGTGTGCCAAGTGCTTTTCTACACGATATCGTTTAAATAGCCACCAGAGACTTCATACAGGCGAAAAGCCATATGAATGTTCTGAGTGTGGGAAATGTTTTATTACCAAATCTGGTTTAAGTACACACCTGAGAATCCATACAGTGGGAAGGCCATATAAAtgttctcagtgtgggaagtgtctTACCACAATAGCACATTTAAATgaccaccagagaattcatacaggtgaaaagccctacaagtgtttgcagtgtgggaagtgctttcgCTTCATATCTGCATTAACTAtacacctgagaattcatacaggtgaaagcCCTATAAATGTGTCACTGTGGGAAATGCTTTTCTGCTGA
- the LOC133122633 gene encoding zinc finger protein 665-like, producing MMQAGVCLRQDTETTLPEPTEQHRIRLKEEELSGLESETECAAPGLNTLEPECVTAHSGVSDVHHTHTSVIKTEADLGSTHTGDLIKTESPERTELGYETRLHPDQIKTETEDGGYLQAEHISDLLDIKCVHIKSEELKCESSESLVSDLKNTGMAGAGDPTEPWQCAGEPILNCKKEEIHDLPTQYGDLNDHCDIKDNNNNTGIVQNIHISTSQINCQITNVATEPMKINSSETPMLFNAFQKNTIHRNEGEMSTGEKSYKCTCCEKSFNTKSGLYRHNRVSTGVKPFKCTVCGKCFTDPSSLNRHSMIHTGEKPYKCIECGKCFSGTSALNHHKRIHTGEKPYRCDYCGICFSVKSNLTTHQRIHTGEKPYKCSQCGKCFSQAAALHQHRMIHTGEKPYKCIECGKCFSLKSALNHHLMVHTGEKPYKCIECGKGFPLKSALNHHLMVHTGENLCKCMQCSVLPKKVL from the coding sequence atgatgcaggcaggagtctgtctgagacaggacactgagacaacactaccagagcccactgagcagcacaggatcagactgaaagaagaggaactcagtggactggagtcagagacagagtgtgctgcaccaggactcaacacactggagccagagtgtgttaCTGCACACAGCGGGGTCAGtgatgtacaccacacacacacatcagtgataaaaacagaagCTGATCTGGGCTCCACCCACACTGGGGATCTTATTAAGACGGAGAGCCCTGAAAGGACAGAGCTGGGATATGAAACCCGtctgcatcctgaccaaatcaaaacagagaCTGAAGATGGAGGCTACCTTCAGGCAGAACACATCAGTGACTTGCTGGATATTAAATGTGTTCATATTAAATCTGAAGAATTGAAGTGTGAATCCAGTGAAAGTCTCGTGAGTGATCTTAAGAACACTGGGATGGCTGGAGCCGGAGACCCTACTGAACCATGGCAATGTGCCGGAGAGCCAATACTAAactgtaaaaaagaagaaattcatGATCTGCCGACCCAATATGGGGACTTAAACGATCACTGTGACAtaaaggataataataataatacaggaaTTGTCCAGAATATACATATTAGCACCAGTCAGATTAATTGCCAGATAACTAATGTGGCAACTGAACCCATGAAAATTAATTCAAGTGAAACTCCGATGCTTTTCAATGCTTTTCAAAAGAACACAATTCATAGAAATGAAGGTGAAATGAGTACAGGTGAAAAATCTTACAAATGTACATGCTGTGAGAAGAGTTTTAATACTAAGTCTGGTTTATATCGGCACAACAGGGTTAGTACGGGTGTAAAGCCCTTCaagtgcactgtgtgtgggaagtgtttcaCCGACCCAAGCTCATTAAATCGTCACAGCATGATTCATACGGGAGAAAAACCGTACAAATGTATTgagtgtgggaagtgcttttcaGGAACAAGTGCTTTAAATCACCAcaagagaattcatacaggtgaaaagccctacaggTGTGATTACTGTGGGATCTGCTTTTCCGTAAAATCCAATTTAACTacccaccagagaattcatacaggtgaaaagccctacaaatgttctcagtgtgggaagtgcttttcccaAGCAGCTGCTTTGCATCAGCACAGGATGATTCATAcgggtgaaaagccctacaaatgtattgagtgtgggaagtgcttttcccTAAAAAGTGCTTTAAATCACCACTTGATggttcatacaggtgaaaagccctacaaatgtattgAGTGTGGGAAGGGCTTTCCGCTAAAAAGTGCTTTAAATCACCACTTGATggttcatacaggtgaaaatctatgcaaatgtatgcAGTGCAGTGTTTTACCAAAAAAAGTACTTTAA